The following are from one region of the Phycisphaerae bacterium genome:
- a CDS encoding terminase family protein: MAHPTPPPEPARPRPIIPLLDYQRADIESHARFRWNCWARQTGKSFTKSLRRILRGLTRRRNQIFLSAGERQSRELMLKARQHCQALKIVADFHDRAWFRDLRIRQMEITLPGGVRVIGLPANPHTARGYTGDVLLDEFAMHAHDREIWASIFPSLLRGGGELDIASTPKGRGNLFYRLRENPRFSTSTVTLPQAVAAGLDADPEQMRQAMDDDLLFRQEFLCEFVDEATAFLTYDQIAACVDDHLSLADSPSSLFDDPRELFVGVDVGRKRDLTVLWVLARSPQPRIARSESDLHDTLATVALFELSAAPFRAQSALLSEILSIRRVRRCAIDAGGLGMQLAEDAADRFGRHRVETVTFTPGLKSQIAAGLRIAVENARIRIPADERIRNDWHSVERTVTAGGHFRLDAKRSEGSHADRFWAAALAVHAAALSTGPPEGAVSATTPFARDGAW; this comes from the coding sequence ATGGCTCATCCCACACCACCTCCCGAACCCGCTCGTCCCCGGCCTATCATTCCTCTCCTGGACTACCAGCGCGCCGACATCGAATCCCATGCCCGCTTCCGCTGGAACTGCTGGGCGCGCCAGACTGGCAAAAGTTTTACCAAATCCCTGCGACGCATCTTGCGCGGACTGACGCGCCGCCGGAATCAGATCTTCCTCTCCGCCGGTGAGCGCCAGAGCCGCGAACTCATGCTCAAAGCCCGACAACACTGCCAGGCGCTCAAAATCGTCGCTGACTTCCACGACCGCGCCTGGTTCCGCGATCTGCGGATCCGGCAGATGGAAATCACGCTTCCCGGTGGCGTACGCGTCATCGGCCTGCCCGCCAACCCCCACACCGCCCGCGGCTACACCGGCGACGTCCTCCTCGACGAGTTCGCCATGCACGCCCACGATCGCGAAATCTGGGCCTCCATCTTCCCCTCGCTCCTCCGCGGCGGCGGCGAACTGGACATCGCCTCCACGCCCAAGGGGCGCGGCAATCTCTTCTACCGCCTCCGCGAGAATCCCCGCTTCTCCACCAGCACCGTCACCCTCCCGCAGGCCGTCGCCGCCGGACTCGACGCCGATCCCGAACAGATGCGCCAGGCCATGGACGACGACCTTCTCTTCCGCCAGGAGTTCCTCTGCGAATTCGTTGACGAAGCCACGGCCTTCCTCACCTACGACCAGATCGCCGCCTGTGTCGACGACCATCTCTCGCTCGCCGATTCCCCTTCCTCGCTATTCGACGATCCCCGCGAACTATTCGTCGGCGTGGACGTCGGCCGCAAGCGCGACCTGACCGTTCTGTGGGTCCTGGCCCGATCACCGCAGCCACGAATCGCACGGAGCGAAAGCGACCTCCACGATACGCTCGCCACCGTCGCCCTCTTTGAACTTTCTGCCGCACCCTTCCGCGCCCAGTCGGCCTTGCTCTCCGAAATTCTCTCCATCCGTCGCGTGCGCCGCTGCGCCATCGACGCCGGCGGACTGGGCATGCAGCTCGCCGAAGACGCCGCCGATCGCTTCGGCCGCCACCGCGTGGAAACCGTAACGTTCACTCCCGGATTGAAGTCGCAGATCGCCGCCGGACTGCGCATCGCCGTGGAAAACGCCCGCATCCGCATTCCCGCCGACGAACGCATCCGCAATGACTGGCACTCCGTCGAGCGGACCGTTACCGCCGGCGGGCACTTTCGACTCGACGCCAAACGAAGCGAAGGAAGTCACGCCGACCGCTTCTGGGCGGCCGCGTTGGCCGTCCACGCCGCGGCACTCTCCACCGGACCCCCGGAAGGCGCCGTCAGCGCCACAACCCCCTTCGCCCGCGATGGAGCATGGTGA
- a CDS encoding DUF935 family protein has protein sequence MSVTSWLMRAMKSLTAPRPKSGRLLLPRPEDAQRDYISAGLTPARLLAVLAEADDGSLAGPMQLFEEMEEKDAHLYCVANTRRLALTGLEWRVVSAAEFDDSVDRAAADEAADYCRSVLRAVDAFDEILQHLSLAMGRNLAVAEIIWDTAGGEFRPVDFVPVDFTRLAFDHLNRLRILTEDEPRDGIEPPPLKFIVHSPHCVCGHPQRGGLLRVTAMLYLAKNLALKDWLTFAELFGMPVRIARYDPGTTAEEKRDLLNMLESLGSAAAGIFSRAVELQFVETARGSAGAPYQRLIEFINREMSKAWLGQTLTTDISGQSGSIAASQVHDDVRRDLLFDDIRREGRTIRRDILRPMTLFRFGPDAPVPHFRRRTRTVGSAAELVQILDTAVNRLGVRVPEDWAQDVLGLPLTSDKNMALRGAGAPKTAMTAPQTASATS, from the coding sequence ATGTCCGTCACATCCTGGTTGATGCGTGCAATGAAGAGCCTCACCGCTCCACGACCCAAATCCGGCCGGCTCCTCCTCCCCCGTCCCGAGGACGCACAGCGCGATTACATCTCCGCCGGACTGACCCCCGCGCGACTCCTGGCCGTCCTCGCCGAGGCCGACGACGGCTCCCTCGCCGGTCCCATGCAGCTCTTCGAGGAAATGGAGGAAAAAGACGCCCACCTCTACTGCGTGGCCAACACGCGGCGTCTGGCGCTGACGGGACTCGAATGGCGCGTGGTCAGCGCCGCCGAGTTCGACGACTCCGTCGATCGCGCCGCGGCCGACGAAGCCGCCGATTACTGTCGCTCCGTTCTCCGCGCCGTCGACGCGTTCGACGAGATCCTCCAGCACCTTTCCCTGGCCATGGGACGCAACCTCGCCGTCGCCGAGATCATCTGGGACACCGCCGGCGGCGAATTCCGCCCCGTGGATTTCGTCCCCGTCGACTTCACCCGCCTCGCCTTCGACCACCTCAATCGCCTTCGCATCCTCACCGAAGACGAACCGCGCGACGGCATCGAACCGCCGCCGCTCAAGTTCATCGTCCACAGCCCCCACTGCGTCTGCGGACACCCCCAGCGCGGCGGACTGCTCCGCGTCACGGCCATGCTCTACCTCGCCAAGAACCTGGCACTGAAGGACTGGCTCACCTTCGCCGAGCTCTTCGGCATGCCCGTGCGCATCGCCCGCTACGACCCCGGCACCACCGCCGAGGAGAAACGCGACTTGCTCAACATGCTCGAATCGCTGGGCAGCGCGGCCGCGGGCATCTTCAGCCGCGCCGTCGAACTCCAGTTCGTCGAGACCGCTCGCGGCAGCGCCGGCGCCCCCTACCAGCGCCTCATCGAGTTCATCAACCGCGAAATGAGCAAGGCCTGGCTGGGCCAGACGCTCACCACGGACATCTCCGGCCAAAGCGGCTCGATCGCCGCCAGCCAGGTTCACGACGACGTGCGCCGCGATCTGCTCTTTGACGACATCCGCCGCGAGGGCCGCACCATCCGCCGCGACATCCTCCGCCCCATGACGCTCTTCCGCTTCGGACCCGACGCCCCCGTCCCCCACTTCCGCCGCCGCACGCGCACCGTCGGCAGCGCCGCCGAACTCGTGCAGATTCTCGACACGGCCGTCAACCGCCTGGGTGTCCGCGTCCCCGAGGACTGGGCCCAGGACGTCCTCGGTCTGCCCCTCACAAGTGACAAGAACATGGCACTTCGCGGTGCCGGAGCCCCGAAAACCGCGATGACCGCCCCGCAAACCGCGTCCGCGACCTCATGA
- a CDS encoding Mu-like prophage major head subunit gpT family protein, which produces MAIINTGLLTKGLRSEFFNRFEAAKTYYQDLSTRIQSNSDQETYRWLGSVPRMREWGTGRVARGIGTESYSVENLKYEATLEVDRDEISDDKTGQIRIRVGELAARAATHKDYLLAQLLVSGHASGFHGYDGVPFFGTTHVSGASGAQSNLIGADAVEPDNVTPAEFKLAIKSAIGAMLGFKDDQGDPMSISATGLVCVVPPLLHMTALEAVSATILNNTSNVLEGIARVVPCAWLTDVTEWYLLKTDGVVRPFIFQDREPVEFTALTESSDEGFRREKFLYGVRARYRMAYGYWQFAVRVKFSTPT; this is translated from the coding sequence GTGGCCATTATCAATACCGGACTGCTCACCAAGGGCCTGCGCAGCGAGTTCTTCAACCGCTTCGAGGCCGCAAAGACGTACTACCAGGATCTGAGCACGCGCATCCAGTCGAACAGCGATCAGGAGACTTATCGCTGGCTGGGATCCGTGCCGCGCATGCGCGAGTGGGGAACCGGCCGCGTCGCCCGCGGCATCGGCACCGAGTCCTACTCCGTGGAGAACCTCAAGTACGAAGCCACGCTGGAGGTCGACCGTGATGAAATCTCCGACGACAAGACCGGCCAGATCCGCATCCGCGTCGGCGAGCTCGCCGCCCGCGCCGCGACGCACAAGGACTATCTGCTCGCCCAATTGCTCGTGAGCGGCCACGCCTCCGGTTTCCACGGCTACGACGGCGTGCCCTTCTTCGGCACCACCCACGTTTCGGGAGCATCGGGCGCACAGTCGAACCTGATCGGCGCCGACGCGGTGGAGCCGGACAACGTCACCCCGGCCGAGTTCAAGCTGGCGATAAAGAGCGCCATCGGCGCCATGCTCGGCTTCAAAGACGACCAGGGCGACCCCATGTCCATCTCGGCCACGGGCCTGGTCTGCGTCGTGCCGCCGCTGTTGCACATGACCGCCCTCGAAGCGGTCAGCGCCACGATCCTCAATAACACGTCCAACGTGCTCGAGGGCATCGCCCGAGTTGTTCCCTGCGCCTGGCTGACCGACGTGACCGAGTGGTACCTGCTGAAGACCGACGGCGTGGTCCGCCCCTTCATTTTCCAGGACCGCGAGCCCGTCGAATTCACCGCCCTTACCGAGAGCAGCGACGAGGGCTTCCGCCGCGAGAAATTCCTCTACGGCGTCCGCGCCCGATACCGCATGGCCTACGGCTACTGGCAGTTCGCCGTGCGCGTGAAATTCAGCACGCCAACGTAG
- a CDS encoding DUF1320 family protein has product MSYITNAMIEQRLGHAAYVQLGDDDGDGVADTPVVDEVRLAAEGEVNSRLALRYAVPIDTTGRPELAGLLASITLDIAEYRLRVRRPPVPEAAERLYAQAVAWLTDVAKGAFSLPVGGLPGPNATGDISASLGEERIFTREELDGF; this is encoded by the coding sequence ATGTCTTACATCACCAACGCCATGATCGAGCAGCGCCTGGGTCACGCAGCCTATGTGCAGCTCGGCGACGACGACGGCGACGGCGTCGCCGATACGCCCGTGGTCGACGAGGTCCGCCTGGCGGCCGAGGGCGAGGTCAACAGCCGACTCGCCCTCCGCTACGCGGTGCCCATCGACACGACGGGGCGGCCGGAGCTCGCCGGGCTCCTCGCCTCCATCACCCTGGACATTGCGGAATACCGCCTGCGGGTCCGCCGCCCGCCGGTGCCCGAAGCCGCGGAACGCCTCTATGCCCAAGCCGTCGCCTGGCTGACGGACGTCGCGAAGGGAGCCTTCAGCCTTCCCGTCGGCGGACTTCCCGGCCCGAACGCCACAGGTGACATCTCCGCGTCACTCGGTGAGGAGCGCATCTTCACCCGCGAGGAGCTGGACGGTTTCTGA
- a CDS encoding ParB/RepB/Spo0J family partition protein, with the protein MSKTGRRLGRGLSSLVGSSTTLESPGQREAIVPNPAPPPPVDATPAKGSESPRPIPASQGSAASSSVAMLPATLISPNPFQPRTNVAASDITSLADSIRKSGILQPVTVRKSGERYQIIAGERRFAAARQAGLAEIPVLIRNATDQEMLELALVENIQREDLNPIDRARAYREYCDRFGLRPDDVAARLGEDRSTVSNYLRILDLSPDLQQLVARGAISMGHARCLLGIPEDARRLELAKATVANELSVRALEEIVRRERARPEPGTTQPAAQPRFRSRHVEELERQFEQSLRTKVRIQEGKRKGTGRIVIDYFSLDDFDRIAERLGIDLDRS; encoded by the coding sequence ATGTCCAAAACAGGAAGAAGGCTCGGCAGGGGGCTCAGCTCCCTGGTTGGCTCCTCAACGACCCTCGAAAGCCCCGGGCAGCGCGAAGCCATAGTCCCCAACCCAGCGCCGCCTCCGCCGGTGGACGCAACGCCGGCCAAGGGCAGTGAAAGCCCAAGGCCGATCCCGGCCAGCCAGGGATCTGCGGCCTCATCTTCCGTCGCCATGTTGCCCGCTACGCTCATCTCACCGAATCCGTTCCAACCACGGACGAACGTCGCTGCTTCTGACATAACATCTTTGGCTGATTCGATAAGAAAAAGCGGCATCCTTCAGCCCGTCACCGTCCGCAAGTCCGGCGAACGCTACCAGATCATCGCCGGCGAGCGCCGCTTCGCCGCCGCCCGCCAGGCCGGCCTGGCCGAAATTCCCGTCCTCATCCGCAACGCCACCGACCAGGAAATGCTCGAACTAGCGCTTGTTGAAAACATCCAGCGCGAAGATCTCAACCCCATCGACCGCGCCCGCGCCTACCGCGAGTACTGCGACCGCTTCGGACTGCGCCCCGATGACGTGGCCGCCCGCCTGGGCGAAGATCGCTCGACTGTTTCTAACTATCTGAGAATACTGGATTTATCGCCAGACTTGCAGCAGCTCGTTGCCCGCGGCGCCATCTCCATGGGCCATGCCCGGTGTCTGCTCGGCATCCCCGAGGATGCCCGCCGGCTCGAATTGGCCAAGGCGACCGTCGCCAACGAACTCTCCGTCCGCGCCTTGGAGGAAATCGTCCGCCGCGAGCGCGCCCGTCCCGAACCCGGTACGACGCAACCGGCCGCGCAGCCACGATTCCGCTCCCGCCATGTCGAAGAACTCGAACGCCAATTCGAACAGTCGCTTCGCACGAAGGTGCGTATCCAGGAGGGAAAGCGGAAGGGGACCGGCCGGATCGTCATCGACTACTTCAGCCTGGATGATTTCGACCGCATCGCCGAGCGCCTCGGGATCGACCTCGACCGGTCGTAG
- a CDS encoding bifunctional 2-methylcitrate synthase/citrate synthase (catalyzes the formation of citrate from acetyl-CoA and oxaloacetate), with protein MTTMRANPGLEGCIAGDTAIGCVDQGQLLYRGYAIADLAENVVFGEVAYLLLYGELPTTQQLESYRKRLAEYHGLPKPVIEALRGIPRDVPMMDVLRTGVSYAGHFCPVRGNDLDAWREQAIWLIAASSDVLAARFRLLNGKEPVAPKPGLNHAEQILYMCHGRDPDKTSSEILDLTLTLYAEHEFNASTFTARVIGSTTSDMISAIVGAIGALKGPLHGGANEAAMELLSRFKSAEEASAWVNDALARKEKVMGFGHRVYKNGDHRAHILEREMRKLAEQKGRMELVAIYDAIKNPIVNKEKPIYPNVDYPCGLTYYLLDLPLDLYTPLFVCSRVTGWCAHYIEQRSNNRIYRPLSAYVGPALRKVTPIERRK; from the coding sequence ATGACGACCATGCGAGCCAATCCCGGCCTGGAAGGCTGCATCGCCGGCGACACCGCCATTGGATGTGTAGACCAGGGCCAGCTTCTCTATCGGGGATATGCCATTGCCGACCTTGCCGAGAATGTGGTATTCGGTGAAGTCGCGTACCTCTTGTTGTATGGAGAGCTTCCGACTACCCAACAGCTTGAGTCATACAGGAAACGGCTCGCCGAATACCACGGTCTGCCCAAGCCCGTGATCGAAGCCCTCCGCGGCATACCGCGCGACGTCCCCATGATGGACGTCCTCCGCACCGGCGTCTCCTATGCAGGCCACTTCTGCCCCGTCCGCGGCAACGATCTCGATGCCTGGCGCGAGCAGGCCATCTGGCTCATCGCCGCATCGTCCGACGTGCTCGCCGCCCGCTTCCGTCTGCTCAATGGCAAGGAGCCCGTCGCTCCCAAGCCGGGACTCAACCACGCCGAACAGATTCTCTACATGTGCCACGGCCGGGATCCCGACAAGACATCCTCCGAGATTCTCGATCTGACGCTCACCCTCTACGCCGAGCACGAATTCAACGCCAGCACGTTCACCGCCCGCGTCATCGGCTCGACCACCTCCGATATGATCTCCGCGATCGTCGGCGCCATCGGCGCCCTGAAGGGTCCGCTGCACGGCGGCGCCAACGAGGCCGCGATGGAACTCCTCTCCCGCTTCAAATCCGCGGAAGAGGCCTCCGCCTGGGTGAATGACGCCCTCGCCCGCAAAGAAAAGGTCATGGGCTTCGGCCACCGCGTCTACAAGAACGGCGACCACAGAGCACACATCCTCGAACGCGAAATGCGCAAATTGGCCGAACAGAAAGGCCGCATGGAACTTGTCGCCATCTACGACGCCATCAAGAACCCCATTGTCAACAAAGAGAAACCCATCTACCCCAACGTCGATTATCCCTGTGGACTCACTTACTATTTGCTGGATCTGCCGCTCGATCTTTACACCCCCCTGTTCGTGTGCAGCCGTGTGACCGGCTGGTGCGCGCACTATATCGAGCAGCGATCCAACAACCGCATCTATCGTCCACTCAGCGCCTATGTGGGCCCAGCACTGCGCAAGGTGACGCCGATCGAACGGCGCAAGTAA
- the prpB gene encoding methylisocitrate lyase, with protein MTSSAARSKKLRDLLAQGTVAMPGAFNALSARLIEREGFDAMYLSGAVLANSVGGVPDIGLMTLTEARDHAHHIARSTTIPIIMDADTGYGGSDNAARTVRTLEAVGISGIHLEDQEFPKRCGHLEGKKLVPVEEMCEKIAAASKARTSKDFLIIARTDARGVTGYDEAVKRARLYLDAGADGIFPEALTNTEEFERFAKDVPTILLANMTEFGRTPYLTVDEFADLGYKIVIFPVTLQRIATKAAQEALQTIKKERTQKSLVDRMQTRQDLYDLIEYQMKAPK; from the coding sequence ATGACCTCATCCGCGGCCCGATCCAAGAAACTCAGAGACCTACTTGCCCAGGGCACGGTCGCGATGCCCGGAGCCTTCAACGCTCTCAGCGCCCGCCTCATCGAGCGCGAGGGCTTCGATGCCATGTATCTCTCCGGCGCCGTCCTGGCCAACTCCGTCGGCGGCGTGCCCGACATCGGCCTGATGACCCTGACCGAAGCCCGCGATCACGCCCACCACATCGCCCGTTCGACCACCATCCCCATCATCATGGACGCCGACACCGGCTACGGCGGCTCCGACAACGCCGCCCGAACCGTTCGAACCCTCGAAGCCGTCGGCATCAGCGGCATCCACCTCGAGGACCAGGAGTTCCCCAAACGCTGCGGCCACCTCGAGGGCAAGAAACTCGTCCCCGTCGAGGAAATGTGCGAGAAAATCGCCGCCGCCTCCAAGGCCCGAACCTCGAAGGACTTCCTCATCATCGCCCGCACCGATGCCCGCGGCGTCACCGGATATGATGAAGCCGTCAAGCGCGCCCGCCTCTACCTCGACGCCGGCGCCGACGGCATCTTCCCCGAGGCCTTGACCAATACGGAGGAGTTTGAACGCTTCGCCAAGGATGTGCCCACGATTCTGCTGGCCAACATGACCGAGTTCGGCCGGACCCCCTACCTCACCGTCGACGAATTCGCCGACTTGGGCTACAAAATCGTGATCTTCCCGGTCACGCTCCAGCGGATCGCCACGAAAGCCGCACAGGAGGCGCTCCAGACGATCAAGAAAGAGCGGACCCAGAAATCACTGGTCGACCGCATGCAAACGCGCCAGGACCTCTACGACCTGATCGAATACCAGATGAAAGCCCCCAAGTAA
- a CDS encoding sugar transferase yields MADNPPSLPVHASRSIWLRCFKRPADMLVATLAILIISPILILTAILIKTTSHGPVFFTQTRGGKDARPFKVIKFRTMRGDRKPDPKELVPLHHPEITPLGRFLRRSKIDELPQLFNVIKGDMSLVGPRPTLPDQVEAYDDFRRQRLLVRPGVTGLAQVNSSAAHSWDERILYDIAYVRKCRLWLDLTVIGRSVLVILLGESRTARPFLSSPYSHDVTPPPDFDVSRPEG; encoded by the coding sequence ATGGCCGACAACCCCCCATCGCTCCCGGTGCACGCCTCGCGCTCGATCTGGCTTCGTTGCTTCAAGCGCCCAGCCGATATGCTCGTGGCAACCCTGGCGATCCTCATCATCTCCCCTATCCTTATCCTGACCGCCATTCTTATCAAAACCACCAGCCATGGCCCTGTGTTCTTTACCCAAACGCGCGGCGGCAAAGACGCCCGCCCCTTCAAGGTCATCAAATTCCGCACCATGCGCGGCGATCGCAAACCCGACCCCAAGGAGCTCGTCCCTCTCCACCACCCCGAAATCACACCCCTCGGCCGGTTCCTCCGCCGCTCGAAGATTGACGAGCTCCCCCAGCTCTTCAACGTGATCAAAGGCGATATGTCCCTTGTCGGCCCCCGCCCCACACTCCCCGACCAGGTCGAGGCCTACGACGACTTCCGCCGCCAGCGCCTCCTCGTCCGTCCCGGTGTCACCGGCCTCGCCCAGGTCAACAGCAGCGCCGCCCATTCCTGGGACGAGCGCATCCTCTACGACATCGCCTACGTCCGTAAGTGCCGCCTATGGCTTGACTTAACCGTCATCGGTCGCAGTGTGCTCGTGATCCTTCTCGGCGAATCCCGCACCGCCCGTCCGTTCCTCTCCTCCCCCTATTCCCACGATGTCACCCCACCGCCCGACTTCGACGTCTCCCGTCCTGAGGGCTGA
- a CDS encoding class I SAM-dependent methyltransferase, producing MSLVGQGGAWFSIEKQDEAVVVRPRAPLSRRCTIRVAALFEHEGDAKGTAREQWHTGGAGHCSVSTVMGRVAFARGAHEPQVYRPYTLDPRRKLRELYFPVEAMPDDEWQASIPRWQNYQAVAKRLLIQAGIQWRGLDRQELEELTLHVPYPEPVEGCVLHALTQWSAEAGECVVEIGSFHGRSLTMLAMALRGLESESPLISVDPHMEHPWNRDHVRLSMRQLGEENRLVQFVCGADQAARLLRPGTASMVFIDGDHAYEQVLADYENYRELVAPGGVMAFHDFDFSDHNGLPALHPGVRRTIEGHVMRDGSFRPLLLAHTLFAFVKQGCRV from the coding sequence GTGTCACTCGTAGGACAGGGCGGGGCATGGTTCTCGATTGAGAAGCAGGATGAGGCGGTGGTGGTCCGGCCTCGGGCGCCGTTGTCCCGTCGCTGCACCATTCGCGTGGCGGCGCTGTTCGAGCACGAAGGGGATGCGAAAGGCACAGCTAGAGAGCAGTGGCACACGGGCGGCGCGGGGCATTGCAGCGTATCGACGGTGATGGGGCGGGTGGCGTTCGCGCGGGGTGCACATGAGCCGCAGGTGTATCGCCCGTACACGCTCGATCCGCGGCGGAAGCTGCGCGAGCTCTATTTCCCGGTGGAGGCGATGCCGGACGATGAGTGGCAGGCGTCGATTCCGCGGTGGCAGAATTACCAGGCGGTGGCGAAGCGGTTGCTGATACAGGCGGGGATTCAGTGGAGGGGTCTGGATCGGCAGGAGCTGGAAGAACTGACGCTGCACGTGCCTTACCCGGAGCCGGTGGAAGGGTGTGTGCTGCATGCGCTGACGCAGTGGTCGGCGGAGGCGGGGGAGTGCGTCGTTGAAATCGGCTCGTTTCACGGGCGGTCGCTGACGATGCTGGCGATGGCGCTGCGGGGGTTGGAGAGCGAGTCCCCGCTGATCAGCGTCGATCCGCACATGGAGCATCCGTGGAACCGGGATCACGTACGGTTATCGATGCGGCAATTGGGGGAAGAGAACCGGCTGGTGCAGTTCGTGTGCGGGGCGGATCAGGCGGCGAGGCTGTTGCGGCCGGGGACGGCGTCGATGGTTTTCATCGACGGGGACCATGCCTATGAGCAGGTGCTTGCGGATTACGAGAACTACCGGGAGCTGGTCGCACCGGGCGGGGTAATGGCGTTTCATGATTTCGATTTCAGCGACCACAACGGGTTGCCGGCGTTGCATCCCGGGGTGCGACGGACGATCGAGGGCCATGTCATGCGGGACGGGTCGTTCCGTCCGCTGCTGCTGGCGCACACGCTGTTTGCGTTCGTGAAGCAGGGGTGTAGGGTTTGA